From Deinococcus aquaedulcis, a single genomic window includes:
- a CDS encoding sensor histidine kinase has translation MLPLPPAAAAPASPAGAGGVPLRDFLLRPLLTPFVLLLGVGGAVMFGVDRNDQALQRVLDAQARTQLLSELTGQVSAMENGQRGFVITGQAGFLAPYQEAQASFQAAAYALHDLSVDDTQRRTLAQVQALVGRWQQEAAQPEIEARLTSLNRAATLVGRGRGRAILDQARGLLSVMATQENTRLSEATRQSQATLGAVRWFSVGGLLLGMALLVITAYRVTRTVGRHVQELGAAAQDMARGEYTRRMPGSPVQELGLLGAQFDRMAEAVQERERQLRRSNRELEQFTYVASHDLQEPLRTIGSYTELLARRYGGQLDERADQYIAFTTAATRRLKTLIQDLLTYSRVRRAEQDAVPVDLDVLVRGLLAELQPQIQAAQAQVQVGPLPTVTTTPDLLAQALHHLISNALKFRAPDRPARVEITAARDGARWVLAVRDNGLGIAPEYHERIFGVFQRLHGADAYPGSGIGLAVTRAVAEGLGADLWLDSTPDQGSTFSLRLPAEPSEEVAPA, from the coding sequence GTGCTGCCGCTGCCCCCCGCTGCCGCTGCGCCTGCCTCCCCGGCGGGCGCGGGTGGGGTGCCGTTGCGCGACTTTCTGCTGCGCCCGCTGCTGACGCCCTTTGTGCTGCTGCTGGGCGTGGGCGGCGCGGTGATGTTCGGCGTGGACCGCAACGATCAGGCGCTGCAGCGGGTGCTGGATGCCCAGGCGCGGACCCAACTGCTCAGCGAACTGACCGGGCAGGTGTCGGCCATGGAAAACGGCCAGCGCGGCTTTGTCATCACCGGGCAGGCGGGTTTTCTGGCGCCCTACCAGGAGGCGCAGGCGTCGTTTCAGGCCGCCGCCTACGCCCTGCACGATCTGAGCGTGGACGACACGCAGCGCCGCACGCTGGCGCAGGTGCAGGCCCTGGTGGGCCGCTGGCAGCAGGAGGCCGCCCAGCCGGAAATCGAGGCGCGTCTGACCTCGCTGAACCGCGCGGCCACGCTGGTGGGGCGGGGGCGTGGCCGCGCGATCCTGGATCAGGCGCGCGGGCTCCTGAGCGTGATGGCCACCCAGGAAAACACCCGCCTGAGCGAGGCCACCCGCCAGAGTCAGGCCACCCTGGGCGCGGTGCGCTGGTTCAGCGTGGGGGGGCTGCTGCTGGGCATGGCGCTGCTGGTCATTACCGCCTACCGCGTCACGCGCACCGTGGGCCGCCACGTGCAGGAACTGGGGGCCGCCGCCCAGGACATGGCGCGCGGCGAATACACCCGCCGCATGCCGGGCAGCCCCGTGCAGGAACTGGGCCTGCTGGGCGCGCAGTTTGACCGCATGGCCGAGGCCGTGCAGGAGCGGGAGCGCCAGCTGCGCCGCAGCAACCGCGAATTGGAACAGTTCACCTACGTCGCCAGCCACGACCTGCAAGAACCGCTGCGCACCATCGGCAGCTACACCGAACTCCTCGCGCGCCGCTACGGCGGGCAACTGGACGAGCGTGCCGACCAGTACATCGCCTTTACCACGGCCGCCACCCGGCGCCTGAAGACCCTGATTCAGGACCTGCTGACCTACTCGCGGGTGCGCCGCGCCGAGCAGGACGCCGTGCCGGTGGACTTAGACGTGCTGGTGCGCGGTCTGCTGGCCGAGCTGCAACCCCAGATTCAGGCGGCACAGGCCCAGGTGCAGGTGGGACCGCTGCCCACCGTGACCACCACCCCCGACCTGCTGGCCCAGGCGCTGCACCACCTCATCAGCAACGCCCTGAAGTTCCGTGCCCCGGACCGCCCCGCCCGCGTGGAGATCACGGCGGCGCGGGACGGCGCGCGCTGGGTGCTGGCGGTGCGCGACAACGGTCTGGGCATTGCCCCGGAATACCACGAGCGCATTTTTGGCGTGTTTCAGCGCCTGCATGGCGCCGACGCCTACCCGGGCAGTGGCATTGGGCTGGCGGTCACCCGTGCCGTGGCCGAAGGCCTGGGCGCTGACCTGTGGCTGGACAGCACCCCTGACCAGGGCAGCACCTTTTCTCTGCGCCTGCCAGCAGAACCCTCTGAAGAGGTGGCGCCAGCGTAA
- a CDS encoding enoyl-CoA hydratase-related protein: protein MTDTSVQLTRRGEVATLTITSKKGALGPAFWREVPPALAGLGGARVLIVRGQEWFSAGLDVKATAPVIAPALGQPEAFAAVVAEMHAAIEGLAALPIPVIAAVHGWCIGAGLELISACDLRLCSADARFSLPEVKLGITADLGGLQRLPGLLGRGRAAHLALTGEPIDAAAAERWGLVTEVLPTPEALFARAEALADTLAQLPPRALEGTKRALIAELPHAEGLQQAVAWNAEHMTADGLMTALKGRGS from the coding sequence ATGACCGACACGAGCGTGCAGCTCACCCGCCGGGGTGAGGTCGCCACCCTGACCATCACCTCGAAAAAAGGCGCCCTGGGCCCGGCGTTCTGGCGCGAGGTGCCGCCTGCCCTGGCCGGGCTGGGGGGCGCGCGCGTGCTGATCGTGCGCGGCCAGGAGTGGTTCAGCGCGGGGCTGGACGTGAAGGCCACCGCGCCGGTCATCGCCCCGGCCCTGGGCCAGCCCGAGGCGTTCGCGGCCGTGGTGGCCGAAATGCACGCGGCCATTGAGGGACTGGCCGCCCTGCCCATTCCAGTGATTGCGGCGGTGCATGGCTGGTGCATTGGCGCGGGCCTGGAACTGATCAGCGCCTGCGACCTGCGCCTGTGCAGCGCGGACGCCCGGTTCAGCCTGCCGGAGGTGAAACTGGGCATCACCGCCGACCTGGGCGGCTTGCAGCGCCTGCCGGGCCTGCTGGGCCGGGGCCGCGCAGCGCACCTTGCCCTGACCGGTGAGCCTATTGACGCCGCAGCCGCCGAACGCTGGGGCCTGGTGACCGAGGTGCTGCCCACCCCCGAGGCCCTCTTTGCCCGCGCCGAGGCCCTGGCCGATACCCTGGCCCAGCTGCCCCCTCGCGCCCTGGAAGGCACCAAACGCGCCCTGATTGCCGAGCTGCCCCACGCCGAGGGCCTGCAACAGGCCGTGGCCTGGAACGCCGAGCATATGACCGCCGACGGCCTGATGACGGCCCTCAAGGGGCGTGGCTCGTAG
- a CDS encoding SDR family oxidoreductase: MTQPSPLSPTFRPDLLAGKHALITGGGSGINLGIAQTFAAHGCAVTLLGRNLDKAQTAAQGIVDAGGRALGVSADVRDFAALQAAAAQAVEAFGDFDIVLAGAAGNFPAPVDGISPNGFKTVVDIDLLGTYNTIKAAAPHLKTPGGNVLSISAYGVPVPMQAHVVAAKAGVDALTRTLAVEWGLRGIRVNAIIPGPIDGTEGMARLAPDEKTRTQFMRTVPLGRFGLPQDIANAALFLVSDAASYVTGVILPVDGGQNMLGGAPQYQMYQAMGLALPKQD; encoded by the coding sequence ATGACCCAGCCTTCCCCCCTCTCCCCCACCTTCCGCCCCGACCTGCTGGCCGGCAAGCACGCCCTGATTACCGGGGGCGGCAGCGGCATCAACCTGGGGATTGCCCAGACCTTCGCGGCCCACGGCTGCGCCGTGACGCTGCTGGGCCGCAACCTGGACAAAGCCCAGACCGCCGCGCAGGGCATCGTGGATGCGGGGGGGCGCGCCCTGGGCGTCAGCGCCGATGTGCGCGACTTTGCGGCGCTGCAGGCCGCCGCCGCGCAAGCCGTGGAGGCCTTTGGCGACTTCGATATCGTGCTGGCGGGCGCGGCCGGAAACTTTCCGGCGCCCGTGGATGGCATCTCGCCCAACGGCTTCAAGACAGTGGTGGACATTGACCTGCTGGGCACTTACAACACCATCAAGGCGGCGGCCCCGCACCTGAAGACCCCGGGGGGGAACGTGCTGAGCATCAGCGCTTACGGGGTGCCGGTGCCCATGCAGGCGCATGTGGTGGCCGCCAAGGCCGGCGTGGATGCCCTGACCCGCACGCTGGCGGTGGAATGGGGCCTGCGCGGGATTCGCGTGAACGCCATTATCCCCGGGCCCATTGACGGCACCGAGGGCATGGCCCGCCTCGCCCCCGACGAAAAGACCCGCACCCAGTTCATGCGCACCGTGCCGCTGGGCCGCTTTGGGCTGCCGCAGGACATCGCCAACGCCGCACTGTTTCTGGTGAGCGACGCGGCCAGCTACGTGACCGGCGTGATTCTGCCGGTGGATGGCGGCCAGAACATGCTGGGCGGCGCCCCGCAGTACCAGATGTACCAGGCGATGGGGCTGGCGCTACCCAAGCAGGACTAA
- a CDS encoding transposase: protein MGKQRKTWSTDVKEAIVLGVLRGELGVAEAARQQGVNESLIHT, encoded by the coding sequence ATGGGGAAACAGCGAAAAACCTGGAGCACCGACGTGAAGGAAGCCATCGTCCTGGGCGTGCTCCGAGGCGAACTTGGGGTCGCCGAAGCAGCCCGGCAGCAGGGCGTGAACGAAAGCCTGATCCACACGTAG
- a CDS encoding transposase, whose translation MTYGSWVCCKVPQPGGTGILERLNRTYKYQFAFRQDWHAMTDVRAAMPDFHRWYNHERRITALGYATPWSTLTSSANTRNAA comes from the coding sequence TTGACGTATGGCAGTTGGGTCTGCTGCAAGGTGCCTCAGCCGGGCGGCACTGGGATTCTCGAACGCCTCAACCGCACCTACAAATACCAGTTCGCGTTCCGCCAGGACTGGCACGCTATGACCGATGTCCGGGCGGCCATGCCGGATTTTCACCGTTGGTACAACCACGAGCGCCGAATCACGGCGCTCGGCTACGCCACGCCCTGGTCTACACTCACCTCATCGGCGAACACTCGTAACGCCGCTTGA
- a CDS encoding O-antigen ligase family protein yields MTVPVPYSSRERLTDLWLAALPPLYVLSPLALLFLPQWTRLRKELQVVMLLFVASQCLPALLAPEPLSALLGSSVRCALIVSLILGGLALGGGERLKPMLIGVGAVLLTAVVFSSTALSDLLSIRLTHPYMTQTTVGFAGGIGLLLALFTGLKAGIRYPLALLFAGALLMSGSRSALLGVGVGLLLALVRHQQPRRMAAGLLTVVLAVSALYISGSNVLQRYASIDLTGRDLIWSNTLSVIRHHPLGGVGSYGLGRYLEKPGACEFFAGSSGQGAECPAVVARVHSPWLIAHNISLQALVETGPLGWLGLAALLSLIFVTALWKGTPLELSLLTFLLAANVADNTLIVPSPFFAEVFWLVGGVTLGRGLVWNRSAGLVSGLLVLLLSLPLWSPLVTRGGTPGGPGTMRVLYAPPTFQTGQPYQVYAGLQLPPGSYRAALVACSPTCRTVWLAPYQASAGPVMISTRLPQDTSLLRLSIYPARSSLATTALWASEWPVEAK; encoded by the coding sequence GTGACTGTCCCGGTTCCTTATTCCAGCAGGGAGCGTCTCACCGACCTGTGGCTGGCAGCTCTTCCGCCGCTCTATGTGCTTTCGCCACTGGCGCTGCTGTTTCTCCCCCAGTGGACAAGGCTGCGAAAAGAGCTTCAGGTGGTGATGTTGCTGTTCGTGGCCAGTCAATGTCTGCCCGCGCTGCTCGCGCCTGAGCCGCTCAGTGCTCTGCTGGGCAGCTCGGTGCGCTGCGCCCTGATTGTCTCCCTGATCCTGGGTGGTCTGGCACTAGGCGGCGGCGAACGGCTTAAACCCATGCTGATCGGTGTGGGGGCCGTGCTGCTGACTGCCGTTGTCTTTAGCAGCACCGCCCTGTCGGATCTGCTGTCCATCCGCCTGACCCACCCCTACATGACCCAGACGACCGTCGGTTTTGCCGGCGGAATTGGGTTACTGCTGGCGCTGTTCACAGGCTTAAAGGCCGGGATACGTTACCCTCTTGCACTTCTGTTCGCAGGAGCGCTATTGATGTCGGGCAGCCGCAGTGCGCTGCTGGGTGTGGGCGTGGGGCTGCTGCTGGCGCTCGTCCGTCATCAGCAGCCCCGGCGAATGGCCGCCGGTCTGCTGACCGTCGTGCTGGCGGTCAGCGCGCTGTACATCAGTGGCTCGAACGTGCTCCAGCGGTATGCGTCTATCGACCTGACCGGCAGAGACCTGATCTGGTCGAATACACTTTCCGTGATCCGGCACCATCCGCTGGGCGGCGTGGGCAGCTACGGCCTAGGGCGTTACCTTGAAAAACCCGGCGCCTGCGAATTCTTTGCTGGCTCTAGCGGTCAGGGTGCGGAATGCCCGGCCGTCGTTGCCCGTGTGCACAGCCCCTGGCTGATCGCCCATAACATCAGCCTGCAAGCCTTAGTCGAAACTGGGCCTCTGGGCTGGCTGGGGCTGGCTGCGCTGCTCAGCCTGATCTTCGTGACCGCGTTGTGGAAGGGCACGCCGCTGGAGCTGTCGTTGTTGACCTTTCTGTTGGCGGCGAACGTGGCAGATAACACCCTGATCGTACCCAGTCCGTTTTTCGCTGAGGTGTTCTGGCTGGTAGGTGGGGTCACCTTAGGGCGCGGCCTCGTCTGGAACCGCTCCGCAGGTCTGGTGAGCGGCCTCCTTGTTCTTCTGCTGTCGCTTCCGCTGTGGAGTCCGCTGGTCACCCGCGGCGGGACGCCCGGGGGACCCGGGACCATGCGCGTTCTGTACGCTCCGCCTACCTTCCAGACGGGTCAACCCTACCAGGTCTACGCTGGACTCCAGCTGCCACCCGGCAGCTACCGCGCCGCCCTGGTCGCTTGCAGCCCCACCTGCCGCACCGTGTGGCTCGCGCCATATCAGGCCTCTGCCGGGCCCGTCATGATCAGCACTCGCCTTCCGCAGGACACCTCCCTTCTGCGACTCAGCATCTATCCGGCACGGTCGTCTCTGGCGACGACGGCACTGTGGGCCTCCGAATGGCCGGTGGAGGCGAAATGA
- a CDS encoding AAA family ATPase — MTASTNEVDSTLLLRGLRRHFKWILACSVAVAAIMYLLADAKPRIYQAQASLLAANVSLGNTSVDTAIIKAPPLPEGAIGQALISSSVMEPLIKAILASATINPAEKTRLRDTLRMELRTRSSSTVTLNSQVDPYGNGIYTVSARARNAQVSRDLANLAASALLTWDRNRALTSVRRAQAGYKAQLTQIDDQLSRQSTGIDRQTLIARRATIVGNLSQVSMMEDSVAGVLSPLADAQVPLAPVSPRPLRDAILGGIGALLIATLLSLGVTALDRTVRNEEDLLALGIPTLATVPRMRQRELIMMGLVRAARQAGLYEAIGFLRVNLLSALPQVAHPVVMISSTGPGEGKSSITAALADGVATSGKRVLILDADLRRGTQREVWKKYDESDRWRPLTGTGGVRTAHEALLNPDNVEVLEVEPNVDMLPAGSGIQDSLGVINQADFDRALALWRVKYDLVLIDSAPLLALADGLIIGKHADAVLLVTEYGRTNMQGVKSAIRRAEWAGLNLIGLVINKANAREESNYGYGYTYQARDGVVASR, encoded by the coding sequence ATGACCGCATCCACAAACGAGGTCGATTCGACCCTCCTGCTGCGCGGCCTACGCCGGCACTTCAAATGGATTCTGGCCTGTTCCGTTGCTGTGGCGGCCATCATGTATCTCCTCGCCGACGCCAAACCGCGTATTTATCAGGCGCAGGCAAGCCTGCTGGCCGCCAATGTCTCCCTGGGTAACACCTCGGTGGATACCGCCATCATCAAAGCGCCGCCTCTCCCGGAGGGTGCGATCGGTCAGGCCCTGATCAGCAGCAGCGTGATGGAGCCTCTGATCAAGGCTATCCTTGCCTCTGCCACCATCAATCCCGCCGAGAAGACACGCCTGCGTGACACGCTAAGGATGGAGCTGCGGACGCGCTCCTCCAGCACCGTGACGCTGAACTCGCAGGTTGACCCGTACGGCAACGGCATCTACACCGTGAGTGCCCGTGCCCGCAATGCCCAGGTGTCCCGGGACCTGGCCAACCTCGCGGCGTCGGCGCTGCTGACCTGGGACCGCAACCGCGCCCTGACCAGCGTGCGCCGGGCCCAGGCTGGTTATAAGGCCCAACTTACGCAGATTGACGATCAGCTCAGCCGTCAGTCGACCGGAATCGACCGCCAGACGCTGATCGCTCGCCGTGCCACCATTGTCGGTAACCTCAGTCAGGTCAGCATGATGGAGGATTCAGTGGCCGGGGTGCTCAGCCCACTGGCCGACGCTCAGGTTCCTCTCGCCCCAGTCTCTCCTAGGCCGCTGCGCGACGCCATACTAGGTGGGATCGGCGCGCTGCTCATTGCAACGCTGCTGTCGCTGGGGGTGACCGCGCTGGACCGCACGGTACGCAACGAAGAGGACCTCCTGGCTCTGGGAATTCCGACCCTGGCCACTGTACCCAGGATGCGTCAGCGCGAACTGATCATGATGGGACTCGTCCGGGCCGCCAGACAGGCTGGTCTCTATGAGGCCATTGGATTCCTGAGGGTCAACCTGCTCTCGGCGCTTCCGCAGGTCGCCCACCCGGTGGTGATGATCAGCAGCACTGGGCCTGGCGAAGGCAAGAGCAGCATTACAGCCGCCCTTGCAGACGGCGTGGCCACCAGCGGCAAGCGGGTGCTGATTCTGGACGCTGACTTGCGGCGCGGCACCCAGCGTGAGGTGTGGAAAAAGTACGACGAATCCGACAGGTGGCGGCCGCTGACCGGGACAGGGGGCGTTCGGACCGCCCATGAAGCCCTACTCAATCCGGACAATGTCGAGGTACTGGAAGTTGAACCCAACGTGGACATGCTGCCTGCCGGCTCAGGAATTCAGGATAGCTTGGGCGTGATCAACCAGGCCGATTTCGACCGCGCCCTGGCCCTCTGGCGCGTTAAGTACGACCTTGTTCTCATCGACAGCGCGCCGCTTCTGGCCCTGGCTGACGGCCTAATCATCGGCAAACACGCCGACGCGGTCTTGCTGGTGACTGAGTACGGCCGGACGAACATGCAGGGCGTCAAATCCGCGATCCGGCGCGCCGAATGGGCGGGCCTGAATCTAATAGGCCTGGTGATCAACAAGGCTAATGCACGCGAAGAAAGCAATTACGGCTACGGCTACACCTATCAGGCGCGCGACGGGGTGGTAGCCAGCAGATAA
- a CDS encoding integrase core domain-containing protein produces the protein MHLKFIRSDNGPEFIARALDVWLAVQDIGTRFIQPGTPWQKGFAKSFYSRLRDECLNQEVFYSARHAQVLLDDWRSFSNTRQSHSSLSAAHPTSVPSRPVAGLPPPSADRNRGGCGRPDSWASEEGLCCTLLIERISTRIRPNFGARPSPAARSMTQTL, from the coding sequence GTGCACCTAAAATTTATCCGCAGTGACAACGGACCGGAATTCATTGCCCGTGCCCTGGACGTCTGGCTGGCCGTACAGGACATCGGTACCCGGTTCATCCAACCTGGAACGCCCTGGCAGAAAGGCTTTGCCAAGAGTTTCTACTCCAGGCTGCGCGACGAGTGCCTCAACCAGGAGGTGTTCTACTCCGCCAGGCACGCTCAGGTCTTGCTGGATGACTGGCGATCGTTTTCCAACACTAGGCAGTCACATTCGTCGTTAAGTGCCGCACACCCGACGAGTGTGCCCAGCAGGCCAGTAGCCGGACTGCCGCCCCCCTCAGCGGACAGGAACCGCGGAGGATGCGGTCGCCCCGACTCCTGGGCAAGTGAAGAAGGTCTGTGTTGTACGCTGCTCATAGAACGAATCTCTACTCGAATCCGCCCAAACTTTGGGGCCAGACCAAGCCCAGCGGCGCGGTCTATGACCCAGACCTTATAG
- the rfbF gene encoding glucose-1-phosphate cytidylyltransferase, with translation MKAVILAGGLGTRLAEETSIKPKPMVEIGGKPMLWHIMNIYAAGGIKEFIIALGYKGEVIKEYFLNFYALDNDITVDLSDGSVAIQHRNQTDWKVHLIDTGLTSQTGGRFGRLRHLFAEDETFMATYGDGLANIDVAQLRAFHEAHGKQATVTTARPPARFGGVVFEGERVAEFTEKPQVGEGWVNAGYFVLHRRVLDLITDDSTIWEHEPLEQLARSGELMAYRHEGFWQPMDTLREKVMLHEMWESGQAPWKVWK, from the coding sequence TTGAAAGCAGTCATCCTTGCCGGTGGACTCGGTACCCGGCTGGCCGAGGAAACTTCTATCAAACCCAAACCGATGGTCGAAATCGGCGGTAAGCCGATGCTCTGGCACATCATGAATATTTACGCCGCTGGGGGGATCAAAGAATTCATTATTGCCCTGGGCTACAAGGGCGAGGTGATCAAAGAATACTTCCTGAACTTCTACGCCCTCGACAACGACATCACCGTTGACCTGTCCGACGGCTCGGTGGCGATCCAGCACCGCAATCAGACCGACTGGAAGGTGCACCTCATCGACACAGGACTGACCAGTCAGACCGGCGGCCGTTTCGGTCGCCTGCGCCACCTATTCGCTGAGGACGAAACGTTCATGGCCACCTACGGTGACGGGCTGGCCAACATCGACGTCGCGCAGCTGCGCGCTTTTCATGAGGCGCATGGGAAGCAGGCGACCGTCACCACCGCCCGGCCCCCTGCCCGCTTCGGCGGTGTGGTGTTTGAGGGCGAGCGCGTGGCGGAGTTCACGGAAAAACCACAGGTGGGGGAGGGTTGGGTCAACGCGGGATACTTCGTGCTGCACCGCAGGGTGCTGGACCTGATCACGGACGACAGCACCATCTGGGAGCACGAGCCGCTGGAGCAGCTGGCCCGCAGCGGAGAACTGATGGCCTACCGCCATGAGGGCTTCTGGCAGCCGATGGACACGCTACGTGAAAAGGTGATGCTGCACGAGATGTGGGAGTCCGGTCAGGCACCCTGGAAGGTCTGGAAATGA
- a CDS encoding GDP-mannose 4,6-dehydratase, which translates to MMNNAAFWRGKRAFVTGASGLVGSWLVRALVERGAYVVVLLRDWDPQTELIRSGLLSRVNVVSGSLEDYGALERAINEHEIDTVFHLGAQTIVGTAYRNPLPTFEANVRGTYNLMEACRVHRNLVQRVLVASSDKAYGDSEVLPYTEDMPSAGKHPYDVSKSCTDLISQTYFHTYGLPVVIARCGNIYGGGDLNWSRIIPGTIRSFLDGQAPVVRSDGTLTRDYVYVQDAVQAYLLMAEQASREDVAGEIFNFGPDQPRSVLDVISALADVMDQGHLQPVIRNEAKAEIKHQYLDSTKAASVLRWKPEYSFEAGLRETVDWYLKYFKEQA; encoded by the coding sequence ATGATGAACAATGCCGCCTTCTGGCGCGGAAAGCGCGCTTTTGTGACGGGTGCCTCGGGCCTGGTCGGCTCGTGGCTGGTGCGCGCCCTTGTGGAGCGCGGGGCCTATGTGGTGGTGCTTCTGCGCGACTGGGATCCTCAGACCGAGCTGATCCGCAGCGGCCTGCTCAGCCGGGTCAACGTGGTCAGCGGGTCACTGGAGGACTACGGGGCGTTGGAGCGGGCGATCAACGAGCACGAGATCGACACGGTGTTTCATCTGGGGGCGCAGACCATCGTGGGGACCGCCTACCGCAACCCGTTGCCCACCTTTGAGGCGAACGTGCGCGGCACCTACAACCTGATGGAAGCCTGCCGTGTGCACCGCAATCTCGTTCAGCGCGTGCTGGTGGCCTCCAGCGATAAGGCTTACGGCGACAGCGAGGTGCTGCCCTACACCGAGGACATGCCGTCGGCTGGCAAACACCCCTACGACGTCTCGAAGTCCTGCACCGACCTGATCAGCCAGACCTACTTCCACACCTACGGGCTTCCGGTGGTCATTGCGCGCTGCGGCAACATCTATGGCGGCGGCGACCTCAACTGGAGCCGCATCATCCCGGGGACGATCCGCTCCTTCCTGGACGGACAGGCCCCCGTGGTTCGCAGTGACGGCACCCTCACCCGCGACTACGTGTACGTCCAGGACGCCGTCCAGGCCTACCTGTTGATGGCCGAGCAGGCCAGCCGCGAGGACGTCGCCGGTGAGATCTTCAATTTCGGTCCGGATCAGCCGCGCAGCGTGCTGGACGTTATTTCTGCGCTGGCCGACGTGATGGACCAGGGCCACCTGCAGCCGGTCATCCGCAACGAGGCGAAAGCCGAAATCAAGCACCAGTACCTCGACTCGACCAAGGCAGCTTCTGTGCTGCGCTGGAAGCCGGAGTACTCCTTCGAGGCCGGGCTCCGTGAAACGGTGGACTGGTATCTCAAGTATTTCAAGGAGCAAGCGTGA
- the rfbH gene encoding lipopolysaccharide biosynthesis protein RfbH, whose protein sequence is MSRSPDDIRQEILKLTREYHAANWPERPFEPGSTAVPVSGKVFDADEVEHLVDASLDFWLTTGRFAKKFEKNFARWFGLRHCLLVNSGSSANLVALSALTSPQLGDRRLQPGDEVITAAEGFPTTVNPIIQNGLIPVFLDAHIPTYNINTERLEEAVGPRTKAIMVAHTLGNPFDLQTVMDVARRHNLWVIEDTCDAVGATYQGKKVGTFGDLATVSFYPAHHMTMGEGGAVLTNQPLLKKLVESFRDWGRDCWCEPGVDNTCGKRFDWQLGELPYGYDHKYTYSHIGYNLKLSDMQAAVGVAQLGKLDEFITRRQENFRYLRAALEPYQEWLILPEATPGAEPSWFGFPLTVREGAPFTRAQLVRHLEDRKIGTRLLFGGNLLRQPAYQGIQHRVVGSTEVTDQIMNGTLWVGIYPGLHQAQLDFIAQSIGEVCRR, encoded by the coding sequence GTGAGCCGTTCACCCGATGACATCCGTCAGGAAATTCTGAAACTGACCCGTGAGTACCACGCCGCGAACTGGCCGGAGCGTCCCTTCGAACCGGGCAGCACCGCCGTGCCGGTCAGCGGCAAGGTCTTTGACGCCGATGAGGTCGAGCACCTCGTGGACGCCTCGCTGGATTTCTGGCTGACCACCGGAAGATTCGCGAAGAAATTCGAGAAGAACTTCGCCCGCTGGTTCGGCCTGCGGCACTGCCTGCTGGTCAACAGCGGCTCCAGTGCCAACCTGGTCGCGCTTTCGGCGCTCACCTCGCCGCAGTTGGGCGACCGCCGCCTGCAGCCGGGAGACGAGGTCATCACGGCGGCCGAGGGCTTTCCTACCACCGTCAACCCGATCATCCAGAACGGCCTGATTCCAGTCTTTCTGGACGCCCACATTCCCACCTACAACATCAACACCGAGCGCCTGGAAGAGGCCGTGGGACCCCGCACCAAGGCCATCATGGTGGCCCACACGCTGGGTAACCCCTTCGACCTGCAAACGGTGATGGACGTCGCCCGGCGCCACAACCTGTGGGTGATTGAGGACACCTGCGACGCCGTAGGCGCGACCTATCAGGGAAAGAAGGTCGGGACCTTCGGCGACCTGGCGACAGTCAGCTTCTACCCGGCCCACCACATGACCATGGGTGAGGGCGGCGCGGTGCTGACCAACCAGCCGCTTCTGAAAAAACTGGTCGAATCCTTCCGCGACTGGGGGCGCGACTGCTGGTGCGAACCCGGCGTGGACAACACCTGCGGCAAGAGGTTCGACTGGCAACTGGGCGAACTGCCGTATGGGTACGATCACAAATACACCTACTCGCACATCGGGTACAACCTGAAACTTAGCGACATGCAGGCGGCGGTCGGCGTGGCGCAGCTGGGCAAACTTGACGAGTTCATCACGCGCCGTCAGGAGAACTTCCGTTACCTGCGCGCCGCGCTGGAGCCCTACCAGGAGTGGCTGATCCTACCCGAAGCGACGCCAGGCGCCGAACCGAGCTGGTTCGGGTTTCCCCTCACCGTGCGGGAAGGGGCGCCGTTCACACGCGCCCAGCTGGTCCGGCACCTGGAAGACCGCAAGATCGGGACCCGCCTGCTGTTCGGAGGAAACCTGCTGCGTCAGCCTGCATACCAGGGCATCCAGCACCGCGTCGTGGGCAGCACCGAAGTCACCGATCAGATCATGAACGGCACCCTGTGGGTGGGCATCTACCCAGGCCTGCACCAGGCGCAGCTTGACTTCATCGCGCAGTCCATCGGTGAAGTCTGCCGGCGCTGA